Part of the Methylophaga nitratireducenticrescens genome is shown below.
CAGTGATTTAATTATTGGTTTGACCATCGTGGCCATCGGAACATCATTACCCGAGCTGGCCTCATCACTGATTGCTGTAAAAAAAGGCGAGCATGATATTGCGCTGGGTAATGTTATTGGTTCAAACCTGTTTAACACTTTGGCTGTAGTGGGTATCGCAGGCTTGATTCATCCTTTTGGTGTTCCAGCACAAATACTCACACGGGATATTGCCGTTATGGCGGGTCTGACCATAGCGATATTTATCTTTGGCTTTGGTCTGCGCGGAAGACAAGGGCGCATCAATCGCGTTGAAGGTAGCGCATTAATGCTTGTATTTGTCGCTTATACAGCCTATCTCATCAGCACGATTGTGACTTAAGCGAAAATTAGCAGCAGTTTAAATTGCTATGAATAATGGTGGCCTGAGGCCTTCTCAGGTCACCATATATCTTATATTTGGGCTTAGGTTAGCGGGTCCACATTCTCAATCCTGATTACTATCTGGTTTATATTAATTTCCAATGATTATTTGTCTTATTCGACAGCCAAATAATATTGTGACTTGCATCACATAAATATTTATAAGATACTTCCGCTCTTAAGTGTTTGATTACTAAGGATTGGGTATGAAGACGGGGCTGGGGGAGGTAGACGATCAATGTCTGCAAGTCGTATTGGACATAATCAGCGATGGTGTGTGGGATTGGCATGCAAATACCGGATACGTTTATCGTAGTCCCGGTTGGTTCAGAATGTTGGGGTATAACGCCGCCACTCTCCCTGCTAGCGTAGCATCCTGGGAGCAAAATCTGCACCCAGAAGATCATCAACGTGTATTGGCTCACTTCGATAACTACATTCATAATCATAGCAGTTCATACCAGATTGAATACCGTCTGAAAAAGGCTGATAACAGTTATTTGTGGATAGAAGACCGCGCCAGAATTATCGAATGGAATGAAGATGGTTCTGTTGCAAGAATGATTGGCGCCCATCGGGATATCAATGAACGTAAACTCAATCTGGATCGATTGGCGCAACAAAATCATTCACTGGAAGATCTGGTTGAAGAACGCACACACCAGCTGATTCAAACCAACGCCGAACTGGAAAGCAAAATTGCCGAAGTTCAACGCCTCGCTGAAACAGACACACTCACTGGTGTAGCCAACCGATATCGTTTGGAAAAAACATTGGAGCTGGAAGTCGAACGGGCTGAGCGTTTCAAGCAACCACTCTCAATAATTGCCCTGGATATCGATGATTTTAAAATCGTAAACGATGAGTTTGGCCATGCCAATGGAGACATGGTATTGGTTCAAATGAGTCGTTTATTGAAAAAGAATATTCGCGAAATCGATTTGCTGGCACGCTGGGGCGGTGATGAGTTTATGATTCTGCTACCAAATACTGCGCTGGAAGCAGCGGCCCATACTGCTGAAAAATTAAGACAATTGATCGTGGATGCCAAATTGGATAAACGCGCTACCATCACCACGAGTTTCGGGGTAGCGCAGTTGCGTCAGGGCGAATCAGCGATGCGGTTGTCGATCCGTGCCGACAATGCACTTTATCATTCTAAAGATTCCGGAAAAAACCGTATCAGTTCTTAATCAGCATTATTGCTGGAGAGCTTTTTTCTCCAGCAAGTCAAAATGACTGATAAGCAACGATCATGCATAATGCTTTTCCAATCACCTTACCGGGTTATATCTTCTTAATGCTATGCATTGCTGTTTAAGCAATAACCCAGTTCTAAACCAGTCTTGCCCAGAGGTCATGCTCATCGGCCTCTTCAAATTCCACCTCAACAATATCTCCCACTTTTAAATGGGTGGCGTGATCGATAAAAACCTGGCCATCAATCTCAGGAGCATCAGCACGACTACGCCCGACGGCACCTTCTTCAACGACTTCATCAATAATCACAAAATCGCGTTTCCCAACTTTTTGTTGCAGCCGGTCGGCACTGATTTCCGCCTGTTTTGCCATAAACCGGGCCAGACGTTCCTCTTTAATCTCTTCAGGCACTGGATCGGCTAATTGGTTTGCCACTGCACCATCAACAGGCGAGTATTTAAAAGCACCAGCTTTATCCAACTGAGCCTGATCAAGAAAATCCAGCAACTCTTCAAATTCAGCTTCAGTTTCACCGGGGAATCCCACGATAAAGGTACTGCGAAGCGTGATTTCCGGACAAATTGCCCGCCAGGCCTGGATGCGTTCCAGATTATTTTGTGATGAAGCCGGACGTTTCATTAATTTGAGGATACGTGGGCTGGCATGCTGAAACGGAATATCCAGATACGGCAGGATCTTGCCTTCAGCCATCAGTGGAATTACATCATCCACATGCGGGTAGGGGTAAACATAATGCATGCGTACCCAGATCCCGAGTTCACCAAGAGCTTTGGCCATGGTTGTAAAGCGGGTTGCAATTTTCTCACCCTGCCATTCATATTCAGCGTATTTCAAATCGACACCGTAAGCACTGGTATCCTGCGAAATAACCAGAATTTCCTTTACGCCAGCGTCAGCTAGACGCTTAGCTTCAGCTATTACTTGATTCACCGGGCGACTGACCAGATCGCCTCGCATAGAGGGGATAATGCAGAAGGTACAGCGATGATTACAGCCTTCAGAAATTTTCAGATAGGCGTAATGACGGGGAGTCAGCTTGATGCCTTCAGGCGGCACCAGACTAATAAACGGATCATGAGGTTGTGAAAGATGTTTGTGGACAGCACCGACAACTTCTTCCAGCGCATGTGCACCGGTAATTTCCAGCACCTGCGGGTGCTTTTCACGGATGGTATTGTCACGGCTGCCCAGACAACCGGTCACAATAACTTTGCCATTCTGGGCAATGGCTTCACCAATACTTTCCAGTGATTCATCAACGGCAGAATCAATAAAGCCACAGGTATTGACCACCACTAAATCAGCATCATCGTAATTGGCGGAAATTTCATAACCTTCTGAACGTAATTTGGTGATGATACGTTCGCTATCAACAAGTGCTTTTGGGCAACCGAGACTAACAAACCCGACCTGAGGAGCTTTCATACGCGTAACCTGTAACTGGGAGAGAAAAGCCGGTTATTCTATCCTGTTTATTAGGATCTTTCATGGCGGCTTCTGCGATGACATTGAATTTTTAGCGGCACCTGAGTAGATAGCAATTTTATACAGTTGAATCAAGCAGAATTAATTATGTAATTTGTTTGTCAGCATTTAACTGAGCATAATTTGTACATAGATAACATGCCCAAGGTGATTATGATGATAAAAGCGATTTTATTTGATATCTGCGGTGTATTGCATGTTGATAATGAGCCGGTAGCTGGTGCTATTGAAGCGATTCAGCTGGCTCGGGACGAGCAAATAGTGGTGCGCTTTGTAACTAATACTTCCCGAAGCACCAGCACGGACATGTTGCAGTCACTGTTGCAGATGGGTTTCGATCTGAGTGTTGAG
Proteins encoded:
- a CDS encoding sensor domain-containing diguanylate cyclase — its product is MKTGLGEVDDQCLQVVLDIISDGVWDWHANTGYVYRSPGWFRMLGYNAATLPASVASWEQNLHPEDHQRVLAHFDNYIHNHSSSYQIEYRLKKADNSYLWIEDRARIIEWNEDGSVARMIGAHRDINERKLNLDRLAQQNHSLEDLVEERTHQLIQTNAELESKIAEVQRLAETDTLTGVANRYRLEKTLELEVERAERFKQPLSIIALDIDDFKIVNDEFGHANGDMVLVQMSRLLKKNIREIDLLARWGGDEFMILLPNTALEAAAHTAEKLRQLIVDAKLDKRATITTSFGVAQLRQGESAMRLSIRADNALYHSKDSGKNRISS
- the rimO gene encoding 30S ribosomal protein S12 methylthiotransferase RimO; the encoded protein is MKAPQVGFVSLGCPKALVDSERIITKLRSEGYEISANYDDADLVVVNTCGFIDSAVDESLESIGEAIAQNGKVIVTGCLGSRDNTIREKHPQVLEITGAHALEEVVGAVHKHLSQPHDPFISLVPPEGIKLTPRHYAYLKISEGCNHRCTFCIIPSMRGDLVSRPVNQVIAEAKRLADAGVKEILVISQDTSAYGVDLKYAEYEWQGEKIATRFTTMAKALGELGIWVRMHYVYPYPHVDDVIPLMAEGKILPYLDIPFQHASPRILKLMKRPASSQNNLERIQAWRAICPEITLRSTFIVGFPGETEAEFEELLDFLDQAQLDKAGAFKYSPVDGAVANQLADPVPEEIKEERLARFMAKQAEISADRLQQKVGKRDFVIIDEVVEEGAVGRSRADAPEIDGQVFIDHATHLKVGDIVEVEFEEADEHDLWARLV